A portion of the Sus scrofa isolate TJ Tabasco breed Duroc chromosome 5, Sscrofa11.1, whole genome shotgun sequence genome contains these proteins:
- the DNAJB7 gene encoding LOW QUALITY PROTEIN: dnaJ homolog subfamily B member 7 (The sequence of the model RefSeq protein was modified relative to this genomic sequence to represent the inferred CDS: inserted 2 bases in 1 codon; deleted 3 bases in 2 codons) codes for RVDYYEVLGVQRQASPEDIKKAYRKVALKRHPDKNPENKEAERKFKEVAETYEVLSNDEKRDIYEKHGKEGLKAGGERHFDESSEYGFILRKPDDVFKEFFGERDPFSFHFFEDSLEDLLNHPRSSYGSRNRGARSLSSTPRECPVFERFSSYDTGYTPHGSLGREGFSSFSSLAFANSGMSKYVSVTTAGKTVNGRKTNTKRNTENDQEREDGELKSFLLNGVADEEGFAEEGSWRRQSFNSYSPKPYSPKHVSQYTFMDNDEQGIPWVTSNWNPSIFSAGLKEGGKRKNXKEHKEVQKKKSTKRNR; via the exons AGAGTGGATTACTATGAAGTTCTAGGAGTGCAGAGACAAGCTTCACCTGAGGACATT AAAAAGGCTTATCGAAAAGTGGCACTAAAACGGCACCCTgataaaaatccagaaaataaagAAGCCGAGAGAAAATTCAAAGAAGTAGCAGAGACATATGAGGTATTATCAAATGATGAAAAACGGgacatttatgaa aaacatGGCAAAGAAGGATTAAAGGCTGGAGGCGAAAGACATTTTGATGAGTCCTCTGAGTATGGCTTCATACTCCGTAAGCCAGATGAtgtctttaaagaa ttttttggtgaaagggacccattttcatttcatttctttgaagaCTCACTTGAAGACCTTTTAAACCATCCAAGAAGCTCCTATGGAAGCAGAAACAGAGGTGCAAGATCCCTTTCCTCTACACCCAGGGAGTGTCCAGTTTTTGAGAGATTTTCTTCATATGATACAGGATATACACCACATGGTTCACTGGGCCGTGAGGGCTTTAGCTCCTTCTCATCCCTGGCATTTGCTAACAGTGGGATGAGCAAGTACGTATCTGTTACAACTGCAGGTAAAACTGttaatggcagaaagaccaacaCAAAGAGAAATACTGAGAATGATCAAGAAAGGGAAGATGGTGAATTGAAGTCCTTTCTTTTAAACGGTGTGGCAGATGAAGAGGGCTTTGCAGAAGAAGGCAGCTGGAGAAGACAGTCGTTCAACAGTTACTCACCAAAGCCCTACAGCCCCAAACATGTATCTCAATACACTTTTATGGACAACGATGAGCAAGGTATACCTTGGGTCACCAGCAACTGGAATCCCTCTATTTTCTCAGCAGGACTCAAAGAAGgtggcaaaaggaaaaa aaaggagcATAAAGAAGTACAGAAGAAGAAGTCAACCAAAAGGAATCGTTAA